From the Haladaptatus sp. DJG-WS-42 genome, the window CGAGGAAGCCACTCGCCATCACGGAGGTCTTTGCCGGGCCACCGGTCGTCCGGCCCGTCGCGCCGTAGGCGAGGTCGATGAACCAGTCACCGATGCCGGTCACCTCGAGGAACGCCCCAAGGATGATGAACACGACGACGAACGTCGCGGAGACGCCGAGTGGAATCCCAAAGATACCCTCAGTCGTGAGATACGTGTGGGAGATGATGCGTTCGATTGAGTAGCCACGGTGGATAATCGGCTGTGGCATGAGCCGTCCCCAATAGGCGTAGGCGAGGAACGAACCAGCGATGATAGGCAGCGCACGTCCGGTCGCCCGACGGGTGATTTCGAGCACGACGAGGATGGTGACGGCCCCGAACACGAGGTCGGCCATCACGGGGTCGCCAGAGCGTTCTGCAAGCGTCCCGAACTCGATAGCGTAGGCGATATACAGCACGCTCGGTATCGAGATGAGCAGCAACAACCAGTCGTACCACGGCACGCCCTCGTTGTCTTTCTCGCGGGCGGGGAAGAGCAAGAAAGCGAGGATGGTGACGAACGCGAGGTGGAGCGGCCGGTTGATGAACGCCCCGGGTGTCCCGAAGCCGGCGGTGTAGATGTGGTAGGTGCCTGCGATGACGGCCACGGCCATCGCGAGGTAGCGGGCGAATCCACTGATGCGCCTCGTCTTTTTGGTTTCCGCTTCGGTCTGTTCTTCTGTGTCTGCGTCAGGTGTATCAGTCATAGCTTTGCTTTGGCTTTGAGATAGACATATTCGAGATACGAAACCCGCTCTGCAGAGAGTCTGAGCGTGTCCCATCGGTCTGCATATTCAGTGAGTGGCGTCTGTTCGTCCTCGACGACGAGCGATTGGTTGGTGTACGTCGCAACCCGGAGGGCGAACGAGTCGAACTCGCGCTCCATGTGGAGGACGGTGAAGTTCCCGACCCGCTCTTGGTCTCGTTCGGTGTATTCGAGACCAATTGCAAAGTACTGAAACTCCTCACGTATCTGGACGAGTTTCCCATCTCTGATGACGAACACTTCGTGGATGGGCGTTTTGTCGAACGAATGAATGTAATGGATGGCGAACTCCTGGCCGGGGTCTAGTTGTTCGACGCCGACCGTTTCGCCAGTCCGTGCGTCTTGAATGTGAAGAACAGTCACACCCGTTGTTGCGCCAGCACCCACGAGTAAACAGCACGCGACGAGGATGGCGGCTACACGGGTGCGCATAGTTTCGTTTAGAGTCCGGCTTCGTCGAAGTATTTCTTGGAACCGGAGTGGAGTTCGATTGGTGCGGCGCGGGCCGTCCCTTCGAACTGGTTGGCTGCTGGGTGGACTTCAGCGAGTTTGTCGAGGTGCTCGAAGATGGTCTTCGTCAGCTCGTAGGCGAGGTCTTCGCTCATGTCACTCTGGACGACCATCGTGTTGGTGACGCCCGGAACGCTCACATCTTCGTCAACACCGTCGTAGGTGCCTGCTGGGATGGTGCCCTTTGCGTAGTAGTCGTACTCGGAGGTGATCTGGTCTAAGTCTTCGTCGGGGAACTGCACGAACGCGATGTCGCGCTGGCTTGCGAGGTTCTGAATCGAGGATGCTGGGTAGGCAACCGACCAGAAACCAGCGTCAACCTGCCCGTCCTGAATCGCCGTTGCGGTCTCAGAGAAGGAGAGACGTTGGGCGTCGATGTCGTCGTACGTGAGGTCGTACCAGCCGAGCAGTTCCTTTGCGATGACTTCCGTCCCGGAGCCGGGCGCACCGACGGAGATGGTCTTGCCTTCCATGTCCGGGATGGTCTCAATGCCCGAGTCTTTCGTCGTGATGACCTGCGTGCTGTTCTGGTAGGCACCGAACGCAGCCTTCAGGTCAAGCGACTCGTCGAAGTCGCCTTCGCCGTTCACAGCGAGGAGGACGGCGTTCCCGAGGGCGAGGGCCATCGTCATCTCGCCGTCAGCGACGAGCCGACAGTTCTCGACAGAGGCACCCGTTGACTCTGCGGTTGCTTCGACGCTTTCCATGTTGTTGTTGAGGATGTCTGCCATCCCACCACCGAGTGGGAAGTAGACACCGCCTGTGCCACCGGTGCCGATGGTGACGAACTGCTGTTCACCGTCTCCACCGTCGCCACCAGAGCCACCAGGCCCGCCGGAACAGCCGGCGATTGCGGCCGCTGCGGCCACTCCTGCACTTGATTTTAAAAAGCTACGGCGGTCGATACCGTGTTCTGAATTGCCACGAACCATACCCGAAAACCCTGATAGATAGCAATAAAGGTGACGAATAGAGGACTATATAATTATTTTTGTCATAGATTAGAAAACCAGCAACAGACGACCCCATACGACCGAATTTTTCCAATAGATTGTGTGTTTATATTATCCTATTCAATTGCACGAATATCCTCACTTTATACCTGAGCTACGTTCCGTTACCCGACAAGCGTTTAGCTGCCATCAAAAAAATGGACATCCGCCCACCACCAAAAGAGTGTGTTTTGCTGACAGTGAATATTCCGTCGCTGTCTCGGTAGTGAGCCAGCGTCGTTATTTCACGTCGCTTTCGAGGGTGCCAACTGGCTCGACCACGGCTTTGACCGCATCGCCCGGCTTGATGACACCGGCCCCAGGCGTCCCCGTGCTAATCACGTCACCCGGCTCGAACGTCATGACCTGAGAGTGGAACGCCACGAGTTCTGGCGGCTTGAACAACATTCCCTCGAGCGTGTTCTCTGCGACGATCTCGTCGTTTACGACCGTCTGGACGGAGACGTCATCGAGGAAGGCAGCAGGCGAGTCTGGGACGGCAATCCATGGCCCGGTGACGAGGAACGTATCGAAGCTCTTTGCGCGGGTGAGGAATCGTGGGTTCTTCTCTAAGATGTCCTCAGACGTCATGTCGATGATGGGCACGAATCCGGCAACAACATCGTCGAACTCGGCTTCGGAGACGTGCGAGAACGTCCGCCCCATGACGACGCCGAGTTCTGCCTCTGCGGTCACGCGATTCGTAACCTCCTCGTCGGGGAGTCGAATCGGGCCACCTGGGCCGGTTGCAGTGCTCGGTGGTTTCACGAAACTCGCGGGTTCTTCGGGGCGAATCTCGTCTAAGTCTGCGGCGTGGTCTGCATAATTGAGCCCAATTCCCCAGAGCTTTTTCACGGGGGAAAGTGGCAGGCCAAACGAAATGTCTGCTGGCGGAATGCGCTGTGCCCGAGCGTCACCCGGCGCAGGCAGACCGTCGGGAGCCTGCGTCAAGGCAGCTTCGATGGTTTCCAATGTTGGATCGGCCGCGGAGAGTGGCACGAAGCCCTCGTCGTCACCGAGCAGTGGCGTCCCGTCCGCACTGCGTGCAAGATACCGCATTTATTCTTCCCGGTCGGTCCAGAAGTCGAAGCTCCGACCCGGTGCGAACACGTCAAGGCCGACGGCGAGTTCGTCGCCCGTGTTCTCGACGCGGTGGGACTCCCACGCATCCAGCCAGACAGAGTCGTACTGAGAGAGAGTGACTTCGTCGTCTTCGGTGTAGATGGTGAGTTCGCCCTTGAGCACGAGACAGACCTGCTCGTTTTCGTGGTCGTGCATCGGTGAGGAGTGGCCCGGCGGCTTCTCGAACCACTCGAAGGTGAATTTGTCACTGCCAGCAAGCGAGACCCGCCGCCATCCCTCGTCCGGTTCATACGTTTCTGCCTCGTCAAAATCGACTTGCTTCATGCCCGCTTGCTTTTTGCGGGGTAGTCATTAGTCTAGCGATAGACTGTCACATACTGCAAAAAGCGAGGGAGGGCGTCAGTTACAGGTTGGAGTTGCCGAGACCACCGTCGATTGGCAACGCCGTGCCGTTGATGTAGCCCGAAAGCGGCGAGGAGAGGTAGGCAACGGTGTCACCGAGTTCCATTGGCTTGCCAATTCGGGTGAGAGGGTTCGACTCCCCACGGGCTGCGAGGCCGTCTTCGTAGGAGGCGTACTCCCCACGTTCGACGCCCTGTTCGATGAGGTCGCGGATGCGCCGGGTCTCGTGAGGGCCAGGAAGAACCGAGTTCACGCGGATTTCGGGGGCGAGTTCGCGCGACAGCGTTTTCTCTAAGCCGATGACGCTCATGCGGACCGCGTTCGAGAG encodes:
- a CDS encoding cupin domain-containing protein, whose protein sequence is MKQVDFDEAETYEPDEGWRRVSLAGSDKFTFEWFEKPPGHSSPMHDHENEQVCLVLKGELTIYTEDDEVTLSQYDSVWLDAWESHRVENTGDELAVGLDVFAPGRSFDFWTDREE
- a CDS encoding fumarylacetoacetate hydrolase family protein, giving the protein MRYLARSADGTPLLGDDEGFVPLSAADPTLETIEAALTQAPDGLPAPGDARAQRIPPADISFGLPLSPVKKLWGIGLNYADHAADLDEIRPEEPASFVKPPSTATGPGGPIRLPDEEVTNRVTAEAELGVVMGRTFSHVSEAEFDDVVAGFVPIIDMTSEDILEKNPRFLTRAKSFDTFLVTGPWIAVPDSPAAFLDDVSVQTVVNDEIVAENTLEGMLFKPPELVAFHSQVMTFEPGDVISTGTPGAGVIKPGDAVKAVVEPVGTLESDVK
- a CDS encoding DUF1850 domain-containing protein, with the protein product MRTRVAAILVACCLLVGAGATTGVTVLHIQDARTGETVGVEQLDPGQEFAIHYIHSFDKTPIHEVFVIRDGKLVQIREEFQYFAIGLEYTERDQERVGNFTVLHMEREFDSFALRVATYTNQSLVVEDEQTPLTEYADRWDTLRLSAERVSYLEYVYLKAKAKL
- a CDS encoding TAXI family TRAP transporter solute-binding subunit, producing MVRGNSEHGIDRRSFLKSSAGVAAAAAIAGCSGGPGGSGGDGGDGEQQFVTIGTGGTGGVYFPLGGGMADILNNNMESVEATAESTGASVENCRLVADGEMTMALALGNAVLLAVNGEGDFDESLDLKAAFGAYQNSTQVITTKDSGIETIPDMEGKTISVGAPGSGTEVIAKELLGWYDLTYDDIDAQRLSFSETATAIQDGQVDAGFWSVAYPASSIQNLASQRDIAFVQFPDEDLDQITSEYDYYAKGTIPAGTYDGVDEDVSVPGVTNTMVVQSDMSEDLAYELTKTIFEHLDKLAEVHPAANQFEGTARAAPIELHSGSKKYFDEAGL